AACGCCCAGAAATTCGCCAAGCCATCAGCCAATTGGTTCGGGTAAGTAATCGGGACGATGTGCCAGAAGATGCAATCGGCGCAAAGATACACAACCTAGTTAGAGCCGTGTTGGTGCCCATGGGGCTTAGCGCCGAGGAACCCGCAGGAACCCAAGCCCGCGAACGGTGGCAAAGCCTCAATGCTTTAGTTGAACTTAGCCATGAATTAGGGCAAGCCACCCCCGACCTTGACATTCACGGGTTATTAGCCCAATTGCAGCAACGGGCGGAGGCGAAGCACCCACCCACGATGCAAGGAGTTACCTTAGCATCGCTGCACGCCGCGAAAGGTTTGGAATGGGATGCGGTTTTCCTGGTTGGACTAACCGACGGAACCCTGCCTATCAGTCACGCTGTGAAATCCGGCGACGAAGCAATCGAAGAAGAACGGCGATTGTTCTATGTGGGAGTGACCCGAGCCCGGGAATACCTGTACCACTCATGGGCGGCCGCACGCCAGGAAGGTGGGCGTGCCAGCCGAAAACGCACCAGATTTTTAGATGACATCGTGTATGATTCGGCAAGCAACAACACGCCCACCACCCGAAAGAAACGCGCGACGCGCTGTAAAGTATGCGGCCAGCCGTTGACCGATCCGCAACAAAAAGTCCTCGGTAGGTGCCTCGATTGCCCATCAACCGCCGATGCTCAAGTGTTTGAGACTCTCCGCACCTGGCGGGCAGGGGTTGCTAAAGATAACAATGTTCCCGCATACATCATCTTCACAGACGCCACCTTGATGGCCATAGCTGAAAACCTCCCCACCACCGAAGCAGAACTACTTGCCATCCCCGGTGTCGGTGAGGTTAAACTCGAACGCTATGGTGAAGACCTGCTAGCGACACTTGCCAGGTTTCAGTAACTACTCTGCGCTTGTCGACACACCCACCTGTGAGGTTGGGACACCACAGTTTATGCTCAACCACCAAGCCGTGCCGTTTGTGACTACGCAGCCGACCAGCAGGCAGGGCAAATAGGATGCGAGGCGATTATAAACTCCGATTCGACCTCCTTAAAAGGTGAAACCTCAATAACAGTTCCGGGCTCAAGGTGCTTATTCACAACCCCAGGTGCTGGATAGCGTGGTTGAAGCAGCGCCCCTAACCGGGCGGCCACTGTATATTCAACAACCGGATTTCGTCGGGGATTCAGTGGCATCTGTGTTGTCATTGAACGCCACAGTGGATCTACGCTCGCGCGGTAGAGTTCCGCACACTGTAAACAGGGCCCCACCCCATCAACGCGAACGGGTCCGATAACGCCAGTCGCATCAACCATCGAAACCGGTATCACATCAGGCCACCTGGCCAGTTGTTGTGCTATACGCCGCTTTGATCCCAACTTTCCGGCAGTCACCACCGGAATATCCCACGAAAGTTGTGAGATAAACTTGGAATCAGAATCGCCCTGGCGCGGGCGCCGCACAGTAATGCCCAGCTCAGTTAGAACCTTGCTGACAGTATGCGCCAACGGGGATGTCCCTAACACCGCTAAGGTGATCTGGCGCGCCGGGATGAGAACACCGTGGTTGAGTAGGTCATCTATGAGTTGGTCGGATTGCGGGTAACCCAACCCAGTCATTGCGATTCGTCGGCGTAGTATCGTCAATGAGGTGGGGCGAATGCACGCGCTAAGAATGGGGCTTAACAGCCGGATGATAGGCGCCCGGGCTTGGAAAATTCCGGCAGTGGTGGCGTCAAGCCCGAATTGCAACGCGGTGCTATCCCTGGTGAGGATATGCGCCGCTGGGCTTAACATCACTTCTGTTTGAGTGGCCGCTTGCTCTTCGGCCTGTGAGGTAGTGGTTGTGGTTTCTGTCAGTGGTGGCACACTGGCTAACCGTGCTGTGAGTGAAAAGTGGTTTCTTTCTTCCCCCAACATATATTCATAATGGCACACGCTAAGATGTTTTGTCATGCATTCTGAGGAGTTTTCCCCCAAAGTTGAGGTGATTCGTTCGACGCGGCGTCGTAAATCGATCGCGGCGCGGCTTGTCGACGACCGCATTGAGGTGCGGGTGCCTGCCTTGCTGGACCCAGCTGAGGAGCAGCGGCTTGTTGAGGAAGTAGTGGCGAAACTCAAAGCGAAGAAAACCTCCACCGTGCGCAGCGACGCGGATCTCATGCAGCGAGCCAGGCGGCTAAATGAAGATGTACTCGGTGGTAGAGCTTTGATCGGTTCTATTCGATGGGTGACTAACCAGAATTATCGGTGGGGGTCGTGTTCAGTTCTTAGCGGGGATATTCGGATTTCTCATCGGCTGCAAAATGTGCCTGACTACGTATTGAACGCGGTGATTGTTCATGAGTTAGTTCACACTTTTATCACAGATGGGCATTCGAAAGACTTTTGGTACTTCGCAGACAAAGCCCCCCAAGCGGAGCGGGCCAAAGGATTTTTAGAAGCCTGGCAGTATTGCTACCAGGCTCCTGCCCGTTGACTGGGGGACGGATGTTCGGTAGGAAGGATTAAGAAGCGTCGTTATCTGGTGCTTCATCTGATTCGGATGTGTCCTTTTCTTTTTTGGA
The nucleotide sequence above comes from Corynebacterium mustelae. Encoded proteins:
- a CDS encoding M48 family metallopeptidase; amino-acid sequence: MHSEEFSPKVEVIRSTRRRKSIAARLVDDRIEVRVPALLDPAEEQRLVEEVVAKLKAKKTSTVRSDADLMQRARRLNEDVLGGRALIGSIRWVTNQNYRWGSCSVLSGDIRISHRLQNVPDYVLNAVIVHELVHTFITDGHSKDFWYFADKAPQAERAKGFLEAWQYCYQAPAR